A window of Lates calcarifer isolate ASB-BC8 unplaced genomic scaffold, TLL_Latcal_v3 _unitig_1710_quiver_1240, whole genome shotgun sequence genomic DNA:
tttagcttctaCTCAGGAGTATGCACTCTCCTAGCACAAGAGGAACTACAAGTGACGTAGACGGTAATTGACTAGTCAGACATGAGCCAAAACAACACCGGCGACCGCCATTTTAAAACAGTCGGTCATGTAAACAAAAGCTTGTAACGGCTTGTAACTCCAAAATGGTCAGTACATATGGTAACTCAGTTAGGAAACAGTGGCTGCTAAATGTGCACCAAAGGACTATAatagacttttgtttttttttctcataacaCTTGACAGATTAACATTCTGCTAAAActtcttcaaatgttaatgctctgtccatttttatttaatgaatttaaaaagaagaatTGGTACTTGACCTAACTAAGCTGACGTATGTGTGTCAATCTTTTTGAAGCTGCTGAGTTCCAGTTTCCTTATGTTGCTGCGATTATTGCTACAGcctcactcctcttcctctttgctctGTTGGTTTGCTTCATCCTTTTATTCAAGAAATCCAACTCTCAGGATGTTAACGGAGGTAAGACAGAAAACTGCTAAAAGGTCAGGTCACCCAAATAACAAAAACCCTCACTTTTagataatcctttatttatGATGACAATGTAATGCCACAACTAACTAACTTGTCATAACTAACATTTTGAAATTAGCATTATCGTAAATAACAGAATAATTTAAATGGTGACTCAAATGCTTCGAAGTGTCAAATGTTTGCCGGTTGAGATCACATCTACTGCAGCAGAAGTCTGTTTCTTTTAAGTGACAAAATCAAACCAGTTCCTCCCTCTCCCAGGTGATTCAGATGCTGGTGGAGTTGTATACGCAGATGTGAAAATACACATGGGTATGAAGCGGGAAATGAAACACTCTGCAGAAACAGTGGAGTATGGACAGATCAGAGTCCATCATCAGCCAAATGAATAGACTGAATGAGTAGAGTGAATGAGTAGACTGAATGAGTAGACTGCACAGCAAGTTAGCAGCTTCAAAAAGTGATTCATGCAATGTTGAATATAATGACAGATGTTGATCCAAAGCTCCTCTTTAGCAGCTCAGGAAACATGCTTCATATTGTTTTGTCATCTTGATTCTTACTGAAGTTTCCTAATGTTATGACCATTGCTATTAAACGTGAATTTGAATAGATCAGAAAGGGACAGAATCATTAGATTGTTGATTAATTGTTGTATTTCTGCATGTataacatttgaaatgatttttactGATTATTGTTGTTAGCTTTTGCAAGTACTAACTGTGCTACATTAAGGAAGCAGACAGAAATGTAGAATAGACATAAATAATTATGAGGATTGTTGTTGATTATATGTATAATGACGTGTTAATCCTGTGTAACTGATGAATGATAAGAAGTggaagtgaaagcagcagagagacagaatggaCACAGATGGCTGAAGGAAATGGGAAGGAAAATAAAGTGTGTTAACAAATCAGCAAGGTTGTGAGTTGATGTTGCTTCATGGCTGTTTTGATCTGAATGTTGGGTCCATGACCTAAAGCCCTGTTTACATCAGTtgttaaaaactgaaaagttttttttagcaGGCAGTACCTTCACCTCAGCCTATATTTGACATAACTAAAGTTTTGTACTGATGGTCAGTCAGGCAGGTTGATCTTTTCCACTTTAATGACAGGGCTGGACAGGACTCCTGTACTGGAGTGCCTGGGTAACATTTAAGGGGAGGCCATAATCCAGCATCAAATCCTCAATCCTAGTACTAACTCCTGGGCAAAGGGAAGAACTGCCTTTATCCTACATGGCATGAGAGTAGAGGACAAAACTTCAGATGCTGGTAACCCTCATCACAGGGGAATATACCACCATGGAGTCCATGGAGGCGGTgtcacaaaaaactgaaaaatggaCATTGATGTTTGATTCAGGAAACCAGATGTGATCATCCTTATAGGCCTCCTAAAAGAAGGCCATGCCCAAGACCAGtccaaacataaaaataagacaACAAGAGCTCAGACGACGAGGCCACCAACAAGGAGAAAGAACTCCAACAAACCGACTCTACCACAAGAGATCCAGAATATCAACCAGAGCTGGTTGTTGGATTTGGCGATATTTTCAACCATGTAAGTCATGATCTGATCAGAACACCTGCAGCTTGAAACAGTCCAGTTAATgatacagaaaatgaaaagatagaGTGGTTAGtttgttgattaattgttgtatttctgcttttattagGAGTTCGACACTTAGAAACTGTTCCTCGGTCGTCTTTGATTCGATCAGATTTGAGAGTGAACAAACAACCCTCCTGATGTCGTTATGTTTTTATTcaattcttgtttttaaattctAATTGGTTCAAGGAAACATGACACCACTTCTATTCAAACAAACCACGCCCACATCCACCTCCCTGATCTACACGCCTGTTTTTGCTGAGCTCTATAAAGGTCACAGGTATGTAGAAGACACAGTTCAACTGAGAAAACTTTCAGCATAAGAATGAAGATCACTGTatttctcctgctgttgctggtCTGCTCTGTCTCCACAGATCAGTCTACACCAGAGACAGATAAGGAAATCCATCTCCAGCAGCCCTGTCCACAGGACGTCCATGCTGTGCTGAGAGAAATGACCGCCTCATTGGCTCAACTGAAGACGGAGATGACGTTCGTACAGAAAGAGAACCAAGGTACAGTGTCATGTCAGGTAGTGACAGAAGTAACATCATCAGAAAACCTTCACTAGGAACCACTGTTGTTTTACAAAGGTTTCTGTGTCGTGTCATAGCAGTTCATTAGTATCAAGATAGACAGACaagttatttgtgtttttttctcagagcAAGCAGCAAAACTGAAAGAGCTGGAGAAGCAGGAAACTGAGGTGGAGAGGCAGAAGACTGAGATTAACAACCTGAAACATGAGCTGAAAGGTATTATGTTGAAATGACTCTGATCACATGCTGATTTCTCTGATATGTGTCATATATGAGAACTCCTAAACATCCTGCACAGTTAAGATCTGGAACCATGTTTCTAAGAGTAGATAATGTCATTACTCTCTCAGTCAAACAGGTGGCgttctcagtctctctgttgGCTGAAGGTGACGCGACTGTCGGACCCTTTGGCACCCACACTACTCTGATCTTCAAACATGTCGTCACAAACATTGGAAATGCCTACAACCCAAACACAGGTACTGAACTCTGAAATACTCACAGTCATGATGAAGTTGCTCTGATTGACAGATGttgattttccatttgaaatgacaaaaacaaatgtcccACAGGTATGTTCACTGCACCTGTGAGAGGAGCGTACCACTTCGAGTTCTACATAGGTACGCATGGAGCGaatacagctgctgtgttggtCAAGAACACAAACCACATTTTTGCAGCACATGAGGTCCAGTCGGCCAATTTTGGGAGTTCTTCTCAAGGCGCTACACTGCTTCTAGAGGCTGGAGATGTCGTGTTTGTTCGTCTGTGGCAACAGTCAAAGACGTATGACAACTCAAATCGCCATACCACCTTCAGTGGTCATCTGATTTTCACTATGTTGGAGGGAAACACTCCCTCTTTATcttaagtgaaaataaaagtcagtagTGACAGTAATAGTACACAGGTAGAGACCTCATGATATCAGATTTCGACTGTTTCCTCATTCAGCCTCACCTCATAGAATCACAGGAGGTTGTGGACAGAACAGTTAGAATAGATCAGAAAGGGACAGAACCATTACATTGTTGATTAATTGTTGTATTTCTGCATGTataacatttgaaatgatttttactGATTATTGTTGTTAGCTTTTGCAAGTACTAACTGTGCTACATTAAGGAAGCAGACAGAAATGTAGAATAGACATAAATAATTATGAGGATTGTTGTTGATTATATGTATAATGACGTGTTAATCCTGTGTAACTGATGAATGATAAGAAGTggaagtgaaagcagcagagagacagaatggaCACAGATGGCTGAAGGAAATGGGAAGGAAAATAAAGTGTGTTAACAAATCAGCAAGGTTGTGAGTTGATGTTGCTTCATGGCTGTTTTGATCTGAATGTTGGGTCCATGACCTAAAGCCCTGTTTACATCAGTtgttaaaaactgaaaagttttttttagcaGGCAGTACCTTCACCTCAGCCTATATTTGACATAACTAAAGTTTTGTACTGATGGTCAGTCAGGCAGGTTGATCTTTTCCACTTTAATGACAGGGCTGGACAGGACTCCTGTACTGGAGTGCCTGGGTAACATTTAACGGGAGGCCATAATCCAGCATCAAATCCTCAATCCTAGTACTAACTCCTGGGCAAAGGGAAGAACTGCCTTTATCCTACATGGCATGAGAGTAGAGGACAAAACTTCAGATGCTGGTAACCCTCGTCACAGGGGAATATACCACCATGGAGTCCATGGAGGCGGTgtcacaaaaaactgaaaaatggaCATTGATGTTTGATTCAGGAAACCAGATGTGGTCAGCCTTATAGGCCTCCTAAAAGAAGGCCATGCCCAAGACCAGtccaaacataaaaataagacaACAAGAGCTCAGACGACGAGGCCACCAACAAGGAGAAAGAACTCCAACAAACCGACTCTACCACAAGAGATCCAGAATATCAACCAGAGCTGGTTGTTGGATTTGGCGATATTTTCAACCATGTAAGTCATGATCTGATCAGAACACCTGCAGCTTGAAACAGTCCAGTTAATgatacagaaaatgaaaagatagaGTGGTTAGTTTGTTGATTAATAGttgtatttctgcttttattagGAGTTCGACACTTAGAAACTGTTCCTCGGTCGTCTTTGATTCGATCAGATTTGAGAGTGAACAAACAACCCTCCTGATGTCGTTATGTTTTTATTcaattcttgtttttaaattctAATTGGTTCAAGGAAACATGACACCACTTCTATTCAAACAAACCACGCCCACATCCACCTCCCTGATCTACACGCCTGTTTTTGCTGAGCTCTATAAAGGTCACAGGTATGTAGAAGACACAGTTCAACTGAGAAAACTTTTAGCATAAGAATGAAGATCactgtgtttctcctgctgttgctggtCTGCTCTGTCTCCACAGATCAGTCTACACCAGAGACAGATAAGGAAATCCATCTCCAGCAGCCCTGTCCACAGGACGTCCATGCTGTGCTGAGAGAAATGACCGCCTCATTGGCTCAACTGAAGACGGAGATGACGTTCGTACAGAAAGAGAACCAAGGTACAGTGTCATGTCAGGTAGTGACAGAAGTAACATCATCAGAAAACCTTCACTAGGAACCACTGTTGTTTTACAAAGGTTTCTGTGTCGTGTCATAGCAGTTCATTAGTATCAAGATAGACAGACaagttatttgtgtttttttctcagagcAAGCAGCAAAACTGAAAGAGCTGGAGAAGCAGGAAACTGAGGTGGAGAGGCAGAAGACTGAGATTAACAACCTGAAACATGAGCTGAAAGGTATTATGTTGAAATGACTCTGATCACATGCTGATTTCTCTGATATGTGTCATATATGAGAACTCCTAAACATCCTGCACAGTTAAGATCTGGAACCATGTTTCTAAGAGTAGATAATGTCATTACTCTCTCAGTCAAACAGGTGGCgttctcagtctctctgttgGCTGAAGGTGACGCGACTGTCGGACCCTTTGGCACCCACACTACTCTGATCTTCAAACATGTCGTCACAAACATTGGAAATGCCTACAACCCAAACACAGGTACTGAACTCTGAAATACTCACAGTCATGATGAAGTTGCTCTGATTGACAGATGttgattttccatttgaaatgacaaaaacaaatgtcccACAGGTATGTTCACTGCACCTGTGAGAGGAGCGTACCACTTCGAGTTCTACATAGGTACGCATGGAGCGaatacagctgctgtgttggtCAAGAACACAAACCACATTTTTGCAGCATATGAGCACCAGTCGGCCAATTTTGGGAGTTCTTCTCAAGGCGCTACACTGCTTCTAGAGGCTGGAGATGTCGTGTTTGTTCGTCTGTGGCAACAGTCAAAGACGTATGACAACTCAAATCGCCATACCACCTTCAGTGGTCATCTGATTTTCACTATGTTGGAGGGAAACACTCCCTCTTTATcttaagtgaaaataaaagtcagtagTGACAGTAACAGTACACAGGTAGAGACCTCATGATATCAGATTTCGACTGTTTCCTCATTCAGCCTCACCTCATAGAATCACAGGAGGTTGTGGACAGAACAGTTAGAATAGATCAGAAAGGGACAGAACCATTACATTGTTGATTAATTGTTGTATTTCTGCATGTATaacatttgaaattatttttactgattATTGTCATACTAACCGAAATGCATTATCTACCTTTGAAGGTTTTCTAGCTTTCTTATATCTGACATTAGGGTTTCCTAAGTACTAGTGGCCTCTTTCCAGTGATAAGAAGGggaagtgaaagcagcagagagactgagtgGACACAGATGGCAGTAACTGGAAGTGACTGAATCAAAATAAAGTGGCAGTTAACAAATCAGCAAGGTTGTGAGTCCATGTTGCTTCATGGTTGTTTTGACCTCAACATCtcagcatcagcctggttccctccacaaaaagctaATGTaacactgtcatttcatttagctctgagctcttctacaaaagcctttcttcttagaaagttagtgagagtttgaaagagcgtgagtagaaacacaacgaggctgtaaaggtggactggtgagtagataggttttcatgttaacgtccccgacaacctctgtagtctcatttagacactcgttagcaaccgccttttttaagacacgtaaaagcttcaaacatcaggagtgggggatttactgacccattttatgtcggagaataaaacctgaaaatgtcttgagcttgtgttaaaaccacagaccttatttcagacatttaaccagaaacacactgactctgggatgagggaacaggaagtgctaacatgctaacatgttaactGACTCatggttttaggactcattcctgcaccactctattgcTTGGACAGGGCTGTCACCCCAAAAAACCAATAAGCATCTGGTTTTGTGAGATCCAGGGACCTGAATCTTACATTTCTGCCAGTCGGTGAAACCCTTAGAGCCATTTTTGTTTTAGATTTTAGCCAAAGGTACAGGTTGCATTTACACCTACCTAAGATCTGAACAAAATGCAAGGCAGACTACCTCCAGAGGTGCTCAGGTAGATCCAATCACAACACCTTTAAACCTATTTCCTTATCCAGATAAGGTGTTGGGATACAGATCGCATTTTAAATGCTGAAAGACACACTCTTTTGCTCAATAACATTCATATTAATTGGaacattgacaaaaacacttcCCTCTTGATTCTGAGAAATTCCCAGAAACACTTTTTGTTGGGCGTCCTCCTCCGTCACGAACAGTTCGTCATGGTGACGCTCTGTCACGGTCAGTTGGATTTCCTCTCTAAGAGACAAACAAGCTGCAACAAGAGCTCTGTCAGCGAACCCACGACACCCATTAAGCTCTTTGCATGGCATGTGTTGGTGTCGTTAAGGCCCTGGGTTACTGTGTAGTCAGGCCTCACCATCTCTGGGTGACACAATACAGAGGTGTAGAAACCCCATTCCAAACCCCATTGACATTAGTAACAATTCCAGTAACTCAAAATCCATCGGTGTATTGCAGCCATGCTCTGTTGATAGTTTATTGATATGTCTGTAGTTCTTTTTAAATGGGTTAGGTTAtaggttttgtttgtgtcagaaaTTCCTGGTATCTCTGACTGGTGATTACAAGTCGGAAGCTAACGTTAACATTTGACATGAACGTGGAAAAAGTCACGTTTCACACATATCCTGTTTTACTCTGTTCCCATTGCACTTGGTTTATTGATAAACCTACAACTATTCCACCTCAGTCAGGCATAAATATCTTTTGcgatatttaaaaaacaaacaaaattttttcacgtctttttctttttttaaatggtcagattgttattataagtatGTGGCAAcattatgacaggattcctacagagacagagctttttattaaagagtaagatccttttagtttaaccagaaacatctctatatattactaccagactccattgacaaaaacagggattttaccgagcagaacacaaaccaacagagctccatctgttagtgtgtttgtgtcattgtgtggtATTTCtactcatgtaaagtatctgattacttcttccacacagtaacacagacacactaacagatggaggcagtggtattccagcagctcctggttaaatccctgtttttgtcaatggagtctggtaaagatatatagagatgtttctggttaaactaaatgGATCTTACTCTtgaataaaaagctctgtctctgttgctgAGGTCAGCGGAGGAGCAGGAGGCTGATTGCTGATGGGTATTTGTCAGGAGGAGGTGATCAGATCATGTCGGCTCAttagctctgtttgttttactaagTGTTGTAACCAGTCAATCAGAACTAACCTGTGTCCTCTAATACCTGCTGACTGGCAGGTTATCTGTGTGTCCTCACACACCTGTGTTTCCATTACTTCAGGGGACATTAccactgacttccattcatttctCAACATGAACTTAATTAAAATTTTCATCCTTAAATTTAATGATTTACACTGTGGGAACATCAAAAGCTGAGTGAGTCCCCACAGTGTGGATTATTAGACTTATGTCCCCATATGTAATAGaagcgcacgcacacacacagggcagtgGGCGTgtccaggtggaggtggtggagtaTAAAAGGAGAGGAGACCCTCTGTTCTGCCTCACACCAACCTCCTCTCAGCTGCTCCCTGCtacagctcctcctcttcatcacagaCTCTCCTCAttctgctcctccagctctACAGgtgagctcctcctcctccttcatcttcacctccatctccttcttctcctcttttggCTCTACAGATgacctcctcatctcctccacttTTCTTCCTCCAACATCATCTCCTCTGACGACTCCACAGGGGAGTaattctcctcctcccctctcctcacctccatcTCCTCGTTtagttcctccctctctttctttaatACGGATGTTGATGTTTCTTGTTATGCTAGCATTAGCACTGTAGTTATGTTTCTAGGtgtaatattttattgataCGGTGATTGATCAGTTTTTATCAGAGGCTGATTGATTAATTGGCAGTTTGAGGTTgtttatgtgtctttgtgttcagCTCTCCTCCATCATGGCGGCGCTGTGGTTCCAGTCGGTCTCTCTGCTGGTCTTACTGGTCGTATCGTGGCCGGGCTCCCAGGCCGTCGCCCCCCCGCAGCACCTCTGTGGCTCTCACCTGGTCGACGCCCTCTACCTGGTCTGCGGCGACAGAGGCTTCTTCTACAACCCCAAGAGAGACGTCGACCCTCTGCTGGGTGAGATGAACTTTAAAACATACACTGGGCACGTTTGCGTCGccataaacaggaagtagatcaTCTACGCTGCAGTTGgttgcagggatgatgtatttttgtcgtccaacctggaagttagcattggttttcatgtttcagcggttagacactcgttagcaaccgccttttttaagacacgtaaaagcttcaaacatcaggagtgggggatttactgacccattttatgtcggagaataaaacctgaaaatgtcttgagcttgtgttaaaaccacagaccttatttcagacatttaaccagaaacacactgacaacaggaacaTGCTAActcacttcctggttttaggactcgTTCCTGCACCACTTTATTTAACTGTTGCAGTATTCCACACAACAGCTGCTAGCAAAGACAACAAGATTAGCAACACTTGTAATTCATCATCCACTGCTAGTAGCCTGAGGCTGAAACAGGTcatgtgatcagtgtgtgacCAATCAGGGAAGGGTATGTTGTAACTAATGAGAACTGATCGGGAAGCTAACGTATGTGTCtaggacgagggaacaggaaatgctaacatgctaacttacttcctggttttaggaaTAATTCCTGCAGCTCACTATTGTTGCTGCTACACTGCTACACAACTGCGCGCAAACACACTGAGGTTAGCACCGCCCATCATTTGTAATCCGTCGTAGTAGCTGAGGTTGAAGCGGGTCACATGATCAGATTGTGACCAATCAGGGAGGGATATGTTGTGACTGATAAGAaccaatcaggaagtgaacgTGGGCGTCTGCATCATCGTTTCCATCCAGACTAAGTCACAAcccagagttttcaaactaaaatgggACCAGCGGTTTTTCTTGAAAACTCTGGAGGAGCATggcgtaaccatagcaacagcaatacgttttaaaactaaatcagGTCAGTGTGGATGTAGCTGCAGAAACTGCGATCTTCCCCTTGAATGAATCATCTGTCCCGTCAGGTTTCCTCCCTCCGAAGGCGGGCGGAGCTGCGGCGACGGGCGGCGAGAACGAAGTGGCCGAGTTCGCCTTCAAGGACCAGATGGAGATGATGGTGAAGCGAGGCATCGTGGAGCAGTGCTGCCACAAGCCCTGCAACATCTTCGACCTGCAGAACTACTGCAACTGAACAGCCAGCTTAGCCTGAACCACCCGACCCTccacccaccctccctccatcaGAGGAGCGACGGCGCCGTCCTCTCTCTGAAAAACCAACCGCTGTCAAATGAAGTGCTGAGAAACGGATGAAATTATTTTTCCTAGAAAATAAAGTTTCGTGAATTGAGAAAATATCAGGAGACGTTTGTTCATCGTGTTTATTAATTGTACTAAAGT
This region includes:
- the LOC108890253 gene encoding uncharacterized protein LOC108890253 isoform X1; protein product: MFTLCLPVPVLVPVISQVCELSGKREVSCTSKGPNLTFTWKLNNKPLLSTPADNESPPAEHVSRPVTATITVEANQSGNLACEVRNEVSSGEASVHLRDCHAAEFQFPYVAAIIATASLLFLFALLVCFILLFKKSNSQDVNGGLLKEGHAQDQSKHKNKTTRAQTTRPPTRRKNSNKPTLPQEIQNINQSWLLDLAIFSTMKHDTTSIQTNHAHIHLPDLHACFC
- the LOC108890252 gene encoding complement C1q-like protein 2; amino-acid sequence: MKITVFLLLLLVCSVSTDQSTPETDKEIHLQQPCPQDVHAVLREMTASLAQLKTEMTFVQKENQEQAAKLKELEKQETEVERQKTEINNLKHELKVKQVAFSVSLLAEGDATVGPFGTHTTLIFKHVVTNIGNAYNPNTGMFTAPVRGAYHFEFYIGTHGANTAAVLVKNTNHIFAAHEVQSANFGSSSQGATLLLEAGDVVFVRLWQQSKTYDNSNRHTTFSGHLIFTMLEGNTPSLS
- the LOC108890251 gene encoding complement C1q-like protein 2, coding for MKITVFLLLLLVCSVSTDQSTPETDKEIHLQQPCPQDVHAVLREMTASLAQLKTEMTFVQKENQEQAAKLKELEKQETEVERQKTEINNLKHELKVKQVAFSVSLLAEGDATVGPFGTHTTLIFKHVVTNIGNAYNPNTGMFTAPVRGAYHFEFYIGTHGANTAAVLVKNTNHIFAAYEHQSANFGSSSQGATLLLEAGDVVFVRLWQQSKTYDNSNRHTTFSGHLIFTMLEGNTPSLS
- the LOC108890250 gene encoding insulin, which codes for MAALWFQSVSLLVLLVVSWPGSQAVAPPQHLCGSHLVDALYLVCGDRGFFYNPKRDVDPLLGFLPPKAGGAAATGGENEVAEFAFKDQMEMMVKRGIVEQCCHKPCNIFDLQNYCN